TGAGCCACTTTAACCCAACTCTTCCTCCTCTAAGATTTCTTGTACTCGATTCTCTCGACCTTTACGTCGTCGCCGATCAGCTGATAAACGTACGTCACCACCGTGGACGCCTGGATGTCCATCAAAACGAACGAGGGGATGATGTTGCTGTGAGCAGAGAACACACATGAGTAGAAAATGTGAGATATCagatttcttttcacatttgataaatatatataacttCAGATATTAATATATTCATAAAACTTTCATTAGTCCACACTAATAAGTGGGGGCTGTGGCCCTCTGGTGGGCCATACAGGTACTGCAGGTGGACAGTGACTTGGTTATTTAAGTAAACAAATAGGTTTGAAAATGTCGTGTTTTTTCCATCATTAATTGTAACATAATCAAATAATTTATAGCACACTTATGGTAcactgttttcttctcctcactttacaaactttacaaaataaagtcaATTATACAACTACATCTTCATTAAACcttgaaaaatataaaattaaataaataaataaataaataaataaataaataaacaaacaaacaaacaaacaaacaaataaataaggttAAGTGTCGACAGTTGGAGGTCTGCAGTGTGAATGCAGCCCGGCCCGGTTGCCATGGCTACCACCCCTCTCCTACCTTTCCAGTGCGCTGTAGGCTCCCGTGGCCGAGCCGGGGTTGATGTAAAACTTGTTCTCGTTCTCGAACGCCTCGAACTTGTGCGTGTGTCCGGAGATGAGGATGTCGACGTCCAGCTGCCTCTGCAGCAGCGCCAGACTCGCCATGTCGCCCCACGGGATCACCTGGTGACCGTGGATGAGGCCGATCTTAAACTGGCCCACTGTCACCACCTTCTGTTCTGGGTAGTTCAGATTCTGAGGGGGAcggtgttttaaaaaaaaaaaacaacagcacattacatgtttttatttaacggtgctttatgtttttttttaaagctgtcgTGCGTAATTTTGGTTCTTATTCCGCCTCTGTTTGGTCGATGTCGGCGCTGTTTATCTCTCTaaaacactggagctttaaacataaacaattgTCTGTTGCAAGTAATAATTACTCtcataactgattaatctgtcgactaTTTTCTTGATTAGTAGATTAGTTGTTTGCTCTAGAAAACGATGATCGGTGTTCCTCAAGCCTGGAAATGATTGAGTTTCAATAAGTTCTTTGTTATACGCCACAAAgtcaccagaaaatgttcacattaaagaagccggtcctgttctgctgctgtatacacacaaacgctccctcggtcaggtctgataataTTACAGATCATTTCTATTGATGGCGACCAAACAGTAACAGTAGTTACTTTGGAAAGTCATTTATCACGTTACAACTCAACAGCtgtcaaataaaagtaatatGTTACGTTACTGCGTTACTGCGAATAAAAGTAACTCTTTAAGAGGGTACGTCTGCGTCGAGCCGCAGCATGCGGCTCAtcggggtggagtggctcagtggttaagaccggtaccctgtgtgcgaaacacatcatggtcgcaagttcgactccacccctggctgattgtactcaattccattgtaaatcgctttggataaaagcgtctgctaaatgacatgtaatgtaatctgaCCATGGGACGTTGTCTTACATGTTAAGTtcctgaaaaatgtaaaaagaaaagtgttttgtcaacacacacacacacacacctcatcgAAGTCTCCTCGTACTATGTGGACGTCTCCAGCGAGGGTTTTCAGGTAGTCATAGCTCTCCTTG
This genomic interval from Solea solea chromosome 18, fSolSol10.1, whole genome shotgun sequence contains the following:
- the vps29 gene encoding vacuolar protein sorting-associated protein 29; amino-acid sequence: MLVLVLGDLHIPHRCNTLPAKFKKLLVPGKIQHILCTGNLCTKESYDYLKTLAGDVHIVRGDFDENLNYPEQKVVTVGQFKIGLIHGHQVIPWGDMASLALLQRQLDVDILISGHTHKFEAFENENKFYINPGSATGAYSALESNIIPSFVLMDIQASTVVTYVYQLIGDDVKVERIEYKKS